In Drosophila busckii strain San Diego stock center, stock number 13000-0081.31 chromosome 3R, ASM1175060v1, whole genome shotgun sequence, the sequence TGCTGCCGCGCTTTGTGCATGGGACAAGCCgctcaaattgttttgcataaGTGTAGAGAAAATATCCTGTTTAGCTGCACCTTCATTGGATATTCTGCAAAAATTTGTACTAGTTAAAGTCTGCATAAACGCTTGAATTCTTGAGTTTATCTACTTGAGTTGCTCCCTGGTTTTGACGGCTGATAAAGTTGGCACAGTTTTAGTAGCTGCCTGAACTGTTGGCTGTCCTATGGTGAAGCCAGAGAACATGTCATCGTCACTTTTATTGCCATTGCTGCCTGTAGTCGAAAGTGTTGCACTCTCCATTTCATTGGCCAAGATTTCGGAAGCATCCTTAGgtctagaaaaaaaaaacaatagatATATTATGAACTCTTTAAGCAAAATAGTAATATACTTACTTATTGTCTCGCTGTATGGTGgacagctgttgcagcttttcACGCTGCTCCTGCTCAACGCGTCCCAACATttctttaattaatgcaattatggTATTAAATTGTGCTGTAGTCAGGCCATTTTCCACACTTAGTGGCACTAGGAATGGTATGCATTTGTGCGCCATTACATCCTTGGTTATGCCCAGTTTGGTGTTGGTCATAGCAATCTTATAAATACCTGCAAGTCAGTAagataatatattaaacaataatcgCTCGATTGGCTTCAATTTACATACCTATTATAGCCATGACAATAGCCGGCTCGCGACTTTGTATCTGCtgcaaaaatggcaaaatcTCGTCCAGCACAAGCCACTTGTCTAGATTTTCCAGCAGCTTGCCAATTGATATAAGACAATTTACTTTTACCGAAACATTGTTGCTATTAAGGCAAAGCTTTTTAATGCGTGGAATCACAGCATTCTTCATAGCATTGTAGTCGATAAGTGAGGAGAATGTGGGCAGCACACCCAGGCAAAGTTCCTGTATTTGTGGCATGTCACACTCCAGCGATCGATAGAGCAGCGGTAGTACACTCTGCTTAACATCCTCTGCCGGTGttagcttaagcaacaaatccATCTTTTGCATAAAGATCAGCAGTATTTGAATGGGATCAAAAAGCTTGAATATAGGCTTTAGATGAGGCAGTATATGATCGCAGTATTCGCGCTGGTTGCTCATCTCGGCTATTAACAGCACATTTGGTAGCACAAATGGTATCATGGGCGAGTTTACAAATTCCTTAACCATCGTCGGCAGTATGGAATGCAGATTGACGCGATGCGGCAATGTTGGTATAATCTGTGGCAAACCTTTGTAGAATTTGGACTTTTGTAGATTATCCCATTGATAGAGTGAATCCAAATAGCTCAGTGTCTTGACACCCACATCTTggaaataaacaatttgtttgagCTCATGCAATTTTGGTCGCATATTGGCGCTTGGATGCAACAAGGCCTTAAGACTGTCGGTCAACTCATTGGGCACTGCACTCATAGCAGGATACTTTCGTTGATTTAATTCGTTGGCATAGCGTCGAAAGCCGCTGTAGTCGCTGCCAAACATTTTAAGCGGCTTGCCAGTGTAAATTGTAAAGATGAGCACACCtaaaaagcaatatttaaGTGAGCTACATATTAAATAAGGATTTGGCTACTTACCCAAGGAAAACAGATCACTGTCTGGTGTGTTAACACTGTTCAATGCCAGCTCGGGTGCTGTATACTCTAGACTAGGTTGTGCTAGCACATGCAGTGCTGTGCTATGTTCCCGACATGGCCAATGTGGTGTGCCATTTGTTGCAGGCTGATTGGCTATACAAAAGTCGAAACCAAACAGTTTCCAGCTGCGATTCTTGTTAATAACAATGGTTTCGGCACAAATGTTGCGGTGCACAATTTTAGCATCGTTATGTAGAAACTGCAGACCATcgaacagctgcagcaacccATGGCGTATCTCAACGTCATATAGCTTTTTGTCGGAGCGCACATTGTCCCCCACAACATTGGACAGCGATGCAAAAACAGGCTCTGTGGCAAATGCCAGCGAATCTCGACTTTCCTCCAGTGGATGCTGCACAGTTAGCACATGCGGATGTCGAATCTTTGTTAGCTGTTGTACACCGCGTCGCAGTGTCTCCAGCATTGTTTCTCGATCATCTTTTGACCAGCGCTCCAGTACCTTTTTTTCAAACACAAACACTGAGACCTCTTGCTTCGTGCTCTTCTTGTGACCACTGTATACCTTCCACATGAGACCTGCATAGCAATATTGCAGTCAACTGGTTGATTCCCATTAGTCACATATGTCAAAGTCTTACCCACACCCGCAGTGCAAACCTGCTCCAGCACTTCGTATTCCCGGGTCACATTGTTTCCAGGCAGTACACCAGACAGCTGCGATACAGTGTGCACAGCCGAggaataaaatttattaaatacatccATGCTGCCAAAGATAGCTAAACAAGTTTAAAAAATCTTTGCAGCaatcaactttttgttttagtaaTCAATAGTGATTTGTCACTAGTATGTTAAAGTTACTATACGTGCCGCATTAAAGTAACAGTAACActtacaaaattgaattggaTGATACACGCTTAGCCAGTGTTacgaaacaataaaaatgcgcaaGCCTGGAGTAAGCGCGAGTTTGAATTGTGTgctgtgcaacatttttagccGTTAGAAGTTTGAAACTTtcaatgctatatataaattcataattaaaatctCATTACAGTTAAATTATAGTTTTTACCTGGTTCAATGCTGCGTTAgctaaacattaaaatacaaaattaataaaacgtAAAtgtagcatttaaaatttattataacgTTTAATTAGTGTTCTTTTACTTTTAACCTATTTAACGCATCTTCTATAAACGTAAAGTATACGTTTGTGGTAATTTGAACCTTATTAGAAAACATCCATGTCATTAGTAGTACATACTCTCCGGATGGTAATAAAATGGGTAATTTATTTGGACTCGGGTAAAAGTCCTTTAGATATTGCCGACCCTttgaagcaataaaaattaaatttgcttttttaatatacTCTTAAAAACAAACCTCATATGGACATAGATGATTTATAGATGAAAACTCCTTGAATTGCTTAAAAGCCATTTTTCCTATTGGATTTGAGTGAGGGTTTCGCAAAAATGCACATACATCAAATGTAGCGTCAATAACCCAAGGCTTATAGCCACTGGCTTTCTTCTGTACTTGTAATCGTAAGGATATGGAGTTTGCCGGATGTAGCATTGTAACTATAACATTCAGTATGGTCTTGTTTCGTTGTATTGCCCGGAGCCGACAGGTGTTGACAACAATCCAGGATTTATTTCGGGACTCGCAAACAGCGTTAGTCATTTTAAAGACTGCCTCGCTCtgtaagaaataattaaaattaaatttaagattGCTAAATTTGTACATATTGTAACTTACTTTTGCCTTCACTATAAGCATCATTGTGATCAGGACTAAAATAGTAAAATGTTTACTATACATATTGTTGCTTCAACGAGTTACAaagtttaaatgaatatataattgATTGGCAAACTAATTTACAGCACAAATCGTAATGAGATTTCTATTTTTGGGAGTcattaactttgtttttacatactattataatataacaactataaaaatgcatgcaaatggtttttaaattagctttttattttaattaaaatttctcaGCTGAAGAACAGGCtttcaaaattttcaattcagTCAtggtttattattaaatttggttTATTAAAGATTAGTAATAAAATTAGCAGATATCTATTAaagaatttgatttgattaatcATTTAATGGTCTTTTAATAATTCTCcacaaatgtaaaataaacgTTTGTAGTAAATGCAggcttattataaaatatcCATGTCATTAGCAGTAAATAGTCTCCGGTTGGAATTGGCAGAGCTAGTCGATCAGCTATGGGATAGAAATTCTTTATACCCTGTAGACCCTTTTAAATTGTGAATAATTAGTCTTTAATTCACGtggaatttataaaaacatacCACATAAGGACACGAGTGATTAAGCGTTGAAAAATCTTTGAATAgattaaaaattacttttccGATTGGATCTATGTTAGGGTTACGCAGAAATTTGCAACAATCAACAATGGTGGAATCGAGTACCCAAGGCTTATATCCATTAGCTTTTTTCATTACTTGTAGTCGTATTGAAACATTTTGTACCggttttaaaaatgtaacaagAATATTTAGTATAGTTTTGTTACGTTGCACTGCGCGTAATCGACAGGTATTTATAACTACCAAAGATTTATTACGGGACTCGCAGACAGCATTTGTCATTTTAAAGACAACTCCGCTCTGCAAGAAATTGTAagatttaataaacaatttgaatttattaatagaTAGCGTACATTTTCCTTGAATAGATATAGCAATGTTATCAtcactaaaatattaaaatatctgTACATATCGTTTCTACTTTGGAGTACTAACTTTAAATGAGCAcacaattgattaaaaaaagtataaaagctACTAAGcgttacaaataattatttgatattATGCATTaacttattgatttttaagtAAGCTCTACAAacagatatataaaaaaaaaattttaattaactataaatttatttgcagtcattatatgtgtattttattttgcaatagcatttagcttttaaaatttattgttatatccATCAATCATAAATGGAGAGCTTGATTATCTTAAAAcccaaaatttttaatttgtattttgctaCTCTTCACCATCGCAGCacagttttaaaatatttcatgatTTTAATTACTCGTTTATTAATTTGAGCTATGAAACTAGAGTACGGTAAAAGCTAAAATCTTATCATTAATCATAATGCCCAAAACCAACAAAAGTGAAACTAAACTGCCATAAAGGACCAAGATATTAATCTGACTTTATTAAGCTGTCTCAGTTACTAAGTAACAACGTAAGTtcaagaaataataaaagataCTGTAATATATTCttgaaaaatttgctttttggtttGATTGGCGCAATTTATAATCTATAAGTAATCCTCAATAAATGTAAAGTATACGTTAGTTGTAAATTGAATCTTTTTATAAAACGTCCATGTCATGAGTAGAACATATTCCCCAGATGGAAACACTAGAGATAGTCGATCAGCTATTGGATAAAATCCCCGCAGATATTGTTGACCCTTTAGAAAAgtacaaaattattaactgACAAGCAGTAAAAAACAGCAGACTTACCACATAGGGACATGGATGGTTAATTGAAGAAAAATCTTCGAATAAACCATAAACCATTTTTCCTATGGGATTTATTTTAGGATTACGCACGAATTTGCAGGCATCAAAGGTGGAATCGATGATCCAAGGCTTGTAGCCGTTGGCCTTCCTCAATATTTGCAATCGCAGAGTTACAGAGTTTGTCGGATGTAGTATAGTTAGCTCAATGTTAAGTATGGTCTTGTTGCGTTGAACTGCATGCAGCCGACAGGTGTCAATAATCACCCAAGATTTGTTTCTTGACTCGCAAACCGCATTCGTCATTTTGAAAACCAAAGCGCTCTGCAAAAATTCGTAgactttttaataaacttatgcCATTTGCATAGATTGTGCAACATACGTTTGATTGAACTATGAACAGCAATGTCACCAgtactaaaattaataaaatgcggGTAAGcatattgttgctaaaatGCGATGCTTGTTGGAAATGAAGATATAGTTGGTTAATTGTAcgtatatgtttattttgcaataaatatttgacgcAGTTAACgagcttttaattaactgaTGCTAATTAGTTTGTGTATttgcaaaactaaataataggTGTGTGCCTATAAGTGAAAAAGAATTTTGTAACGTGCTGTGCATAGTTTAAAAATCCTCAAcgaatgtaaaatatatatcggTGACAGCTTGTGGTCGCTTATTAAATAACCAAGTTAGATGCACTAGATATTCGCCAGAGGGTATGGGTGTGGGCAGCTTTtcatactttaaataaaagtccTTGACGCGTTGCAGGCCCTGCGAATTAATTCGATATATGCTAGTTCATTTGAAGCCTGAGTGT encodes:
- the LOC108601885 gene encoding SCY1-like protein 2; its protein translation is MDVFNKFYSSAVHTVSQLSGVLPGNNVTREYEVLEQVCTAGVGLMWKVYSGHKKSTKQEVSVFVFEKKVLERWSKDDRETMLETLRRGVQQLTKIRHPHVLTVQHPLEESRDSLAFATEPVFASLSNVVGDNVRSDKKLYDVEIRHGLLQLFDGLQFLHNDAKIVHRNICAETIVINKNRSWKLFGFDFCIANQPATNGTPHWPCREHSTALHVLAQPSLEYTAPELALNSVNTPDSDLFSLGVLIFTIYTGKPLKMFGSDYSGFRRYANELNQRKYPAMSAVPNELTDSLKALLHPSANMRPKLHELKQIVYFQDVGVKTLSYLDSLYQWDNLQKSKFYKGLPQIIPTLPHRVNLHSILPTMVKEFVNSPMIPFVLPNVLLIAEMSNQREYCDHILPHLKPIFKLFDPIQILLIFMQKMDLLLKLTPAEDVKQSVLPLLYRSLECDMPQIQELCLGVLPTFSSLIDYNAMKNAVIPRIKKLCLNSNNVSVKVNCLISIGKLLENLDKWLVLDEILPFLQQIQSREPAIVMAIIGIYKIAMTNTKLGITKDVMAHKCIPFLVPLSVENGLTTAQFNTIIALIKEMLGRVEQEQREKLQQLSTIQRDNKPKDASEILANEMESATLSTTGSNGNKSDDDMFSGFTIGQPTVQAATKTVPTLSAVKTREQLKISNEGAAKQDIFSTLMQNNLSGLSHAQSAAATAPQLSFPVNSSSSNNSTSSNNWHSSNPLVMNNQLASPQASSNNNFSSLDDLDPFGGGSAAGGNSNQPAKPNNLNGANMYTLQQPTVNYIYPTGYNTANNLNNMQQSMSLNTLMGSAPTAAPPLMPQTQAAQSTDSKNLNTLSQQDILNFLN